The DNA sequence AAACCATAAGGGGGTAAAAAAATGGATGAACGCCATAAACATTACGAACATCATGATGATAATGAACATCATGACCATTTAGAATCTCATGAACACCACGGGGATCATACGCATCATGATCATTTAGAGTCTCATGAACACCACGGAGATCATACGCATCATGATCATTTAGAGTCTCATGAACACCACGAAGATCCTAAACATCAGGGACATTTAGGAGATTACAGACATTATGAATCCCATAAACAAGTAAAAAATGAAGAAAAAAATTTATTTTCAAAGCCAATTCTAATTTTAATAGTTTTAGCAGGATTTTTAATTTTATTTAATCAATATCAAATAAATGAAATTATAGGTCTGTCTTCTTCAGGCAGGGGTTATAATTCTTTTTTTGGAGGTTCCACAGATTTAAGCAACATTGATATTAATTCATTAAAATCCACCGGCCATACTTTAGCAGCAGTTTTCCCGGTTGAAAATATTCAGACTTCAGATGATGCAATTGCAATAATATTCCCAACCGGTACGCCTGAGTACGGTGCGGAACTAGGGGTAAGTTTTGATGATCCGGTTGGTTCGCTTGACACGCTTTCAAAGATGTATAGAGGGCTTAAAGCTGAAACCGAAAAAAATAATCCTCAAGGCTTTCAAAAATTTATGAATCTTGCAAAAAAACCAGTTGGAATTTCATGTGAATATTGCTGCGGTTTAGGTCCAATTGGTATAGATAATAATGGCAACTCAGCTTGTGGCTGTCAACATAACCCTGCTTTATTATCAATAGCATTATATTTATCAGCTTACACTGAATATAATGATGGTGAAATTTTAAGAGAAGTAATGCGCTGGAAAACGTTGTTTTTTCCTAAAGATATGATTAATTTGGGAATGACAGTTGCAGGCGGAGACACTTCAGCATTAGCAAATTTACCAGGAATGGTAGGAGGATGTTAAAATGATAGAAACATTAAAAATATTTTACAAGTACAATAAATTGTATTTTATAATAACAGCGGTGTTATTATTAGTATTTTTAGTTGGCTGTGCAAAATCATCCAATACAGGGTATGCACCAGCAGGTCCAATAGGGGGCGGATGTGGAGGTTAAATGGCCAATTTCCATCATCAAGGTTCTGAACAACAAAAACAGGAACAACAAAAAATGTTAGAAGAACATAAATTACACAAACAAAACCTTCATAAGTTGCAACAGGATAAACGAAAAAAGAAAAAAATTGTCATGTCCTCACTAGGGGGCATTTTTTTAATCTTAATTGCATTAGGGGTGTATATTTGGACAGCCCCTGGTTCATATGATGATTTTGCAAAATGTTTAACTGAGAAAGGGGCAATCATGTACGGAGAAGATTGGTGCCAGTATACAAATGCGCAGAAAGGTATGTTTGGCAACTCGTTCAAATACGTTAATTATCAAGTTAAAACCGATCTTGTCAAAAGGCCAACATGGGTGATTGATGGAAAAGAATATCCTACTGTTCAATCATTTCAACGTTTAGCGGTTTTAACGGGCTGTAAATATTAATTTAATTAAAGTAATAAAATTAATTAGCAGATAAGGAGGAGAAATAAAATGAAAAAATCAATGTTATTCGCATTAGTGCTTGCAACGCTAGTAATATTATCAGGTTTTCAAGCTTATCAATTACACGGATTAAAGCATAGGGTTGCGGATATGAGTTTAAGCGGAGGATTAGCCTCTGCTCCAGTAACGCCATTGGCCGGGGGCCAGAAACCAGTAGGTTCCTTGCCTAGCAGTGTTCAAAACTTGCCGCAAATGGTGGGTGGTTGTTAATTAAGGTTACAATGAAATTAACGTTCTTGTTAATCATATCATTGTTAATTTTAATTACACTGAATTTAGCATATTTGCGCAAAGTCAAATACTTGACTGAAAAATATTGGCTTTGTCAATATTTATTAATCGGAGCAGAACATTAGCTGATGCTAACTTGGAGATTAGTCAAAAGCTTGCTGACATCATTGGTCATAGGTCGATAGCATGTTCATTCTTTTGGCTAGGTCAGTTCGCTATAAACAGGAGCTTTGACTATTGAATAACCGCCAGTCAAAAACTGGTAGGAAATGAATGTATTTTAAAATATAGGTGACAAATCATGAAAAAACTTAACACAGCATTTTACAATCAATTGACGAAACTATTTGTTGTATTAGTAATTGCAGTAATAGGATTCAACATTTACCAAACTTATTCTATAAGTACTCTTTATTCAGAAAAACTTGCTGAAGCAGAGGAACTGGCAAAGCCTTCCAAGATTGAACTTTTAGTATTAGAAGACTCTAATTGTCAAGACTGTTTTAAAATTGATACGTTGGTAGATGCCGTCTTAAATATGAACGTTGAAATTTTAAAAAACCAAAAGGTGGATTATAACTCTGCGGGAAATGAAATTGTTAAATACGGCATAACAAAGCTTCCAACTATAATTATTACAGGCGAAACTGAAAAATTAAAACTTTCAGGTTTTGAACAAGTTGAAGATGCACTTGTTTTTACATCTCCAAATTTACCTTATACACTTGCATCATCAGGTAATGTTTTAGGTAGAGTAACCGCAACAATCATAGAAGATGAAACCTGTGACAAATGTATTGATCTTAGTGCTGTTTATGCATCTCTTGAATCTCAAGGCATTGCGTTAGTATCTAAAAATATAGTTGAACGCAATTCTGCAGAAGGCAAAAAGCTACTCAAAAATTATCCTTTAAAGGCACTGCCTGTTTTATTGCTTTCAAAAGAATTTGGTAAATATCAAGTTGGCATAGTTGAAAATTGGGATTCTATAGGTGAAATTGCAGCAGATGGCACATATTATACAGACATCGTTGCAGTTCCTTATATTAATTTAACAACAAATAAAGTAATGGGGCTTGTTAATGTTTATTATATTGAAGATGATTCATGTCCCTCATGTTACAATGCTGAATCATTCAATAAACCAATTTTAAATCAGATGGGCTTGGTATTTGGCAAAGAAACTATAATGTACACTTCTTCAACAGATACTAAGAAATTACTTGAACAATATAATATAACAAAGGTTCCGACCATTGTTTTAAAAGGTGATACTGGTTTGTATCCCTCATTAGTTCAAGCATGGGGACCGGTCGGCACTATTGAAAGCGACGGGGCTTATATTTTAAGAAACCTTGATTTACTGAAACAAACTTATTTTGATTTAGAAATTGGGGAAGTTGTTAGACCATTGACTTCATAAGAAGATGAAAAAAAATTTTATTTTTTTTATTCTTGCATTAGTTTTTGCACTTTTAATTATTTATGCCAACGTGTATGAAGCGGGCTATGCGTTAATAGAAACGGAATCTAATTCTCCGCCCGCATTGCAAAAGATAGTTGATTATAACCAAGAATTTGCTTCAAATTTTATGTTAAAAATTTCATTTTTAGTCGCATTTGTCGCAGGAATTTTAGGAATTTTATCACCCTGTATTCTGCCTTTCCTGCCGGCATATTTTTCATATACATTTAAAGAAAAGACCAATATTACAAAAATGACTTTTATATTCTTTGCAGGTTTTAGTTTTGTATTTGTTTTAATGGGCGCGGCTGCAGGATACATTGGTTCACAGATAATGACAGTTGTACAATCTAAATGGTTAGTTTCACTAGCGGGCCTGTTCATGATATTTTTGGGAGTTATTACAATTAAAGGTAAAGATGTTTGTCAAGTTATAAATATAAAGTCAAGGTTTAAAAACGATGTTTACGGCACTTTATTATTTGGAATGTTTTTTGCATTTGGCTGGACAGCTTGCATTGGTCCTATTCTTGCAGGTATCCTTGGGATAGGGGCGATACTTGGCAATGTATGGTATTCAATGTTATTGCTTTTCTTTTACTCTCTGGGTAATTTAATTCCTTTATTTATAATATCAATGTTGTATGACAAATATGAATTAGGCAAAAGTAAATTTATAAAGGGCAAAATGTTCAATCTTTTTGGTTATAATGTGCATTCAACCAACCTGGTTTCGGGATTATTATTTATCCTTTTAGGTGTAATCTTGTTATTATTTAAAGGAACAGCAGTCTTTAACACCTGGGATATTTTAGGCACAAAAGAATATTTTTATTTGATACAACGTTTGCTTCTTGAATGGCAATATACGTCAATGATCGGAATGGGGTTACTACTTGTTTTTGTTTTGTTACTTTACTTTAACTTTAGGAAAAAATAATTCTTTGAACAATAAAGAACTGGTTCATTTATCACAGAGCCTGAAGAACGGCAATATTTATATAATAGTTAGGTATACCTAACATTATGCAGACTAAAGAAGATTATTTAAGGGTAATGCACCATTTAAACGACGAAAAAGGAGTGATTAAGTCCTCAGAAATTGCAGTTTATTTAAATATTTCTAAGCCGAGCGTATCTGAGATGCTCACCAAACTATATGATAATAAATTAATCGAAAATCCGAGGTACAGTGATATCAAACTGACAAAAAAAGGCATGGCGGAAGCAGTAAAAATAACAAATAAGCATAGGGTAATTGAAAGGTTTTTACAAGATACATTAAAGATAAGTAAAAATAAAGTTCATGAAGAGGCCCATAAATTGGAACATGCTTTTTCAGATAACGTGCTGTTTAAACTTAATGAATTTTTGAATCATCCCAAAACCTGCCCACATGGTAAACCCATTAATTGATGAATAAAAAATTAAGGAATAAAAATGATTGCTGATTTTATAATAACTTTTCGTGAAACGCTGGAAGCGGCTTTAATAGTAGGGATAGTTTTAAGTTATTTAAAAAAAACTCAACTGACAAAATATAATAATATGGTTTACATGGGGATTGCTACCGGAGTAATTGCAAGCATAATAGGCGCAATTTTATTTAATTTATTGGCAGGTGGTTTTACTGGTATTGCCGAACAAATGTTTGAAGGAGTAGTAATGTTATTTGGCGCATTTTTGCTTACAACTGCGATAATTTGGATGATGAAGCAGCGCCATTTAAGTGAAAATATAGAACGCAAAATTGCCACTAGTTTAAATACGGCTCAAAAATCCGGACTATTTTTTATAGTGTTTGTATCAGTCCTTCGTGAAGGAATTGAAACCGTGATATTTCTCAGGGCATCTAGTTTTGTATCCGGGGGCAATAGCTTACTTTTGGCATCTCTAGGTTTAATTGGCGCAGTATTGCTAGGGTATCTTCTCTTTGTAACTACCGTAAAAATCAGATTAAAATTATTTTTTAAAATAACAAGTATTTTGCTTATATTATTTGCAGCAGGTTTAGTTGCTCATGGGGTGCATGAACTGCAGGAAGCTCAAATTTTGCCAATATATATAGAACATGTATGGGATATTAATCCGGCAGTTAACGCCGATGGTTCATTTCCTCTCTTTCACGAGAAAGGTCTAATTGGCGAATTTATGAAAGGGTTGTTTGGTTATAATGGCAATCCCTCATTAATTGAAGTATTAAGTTATCTAGCATATATTATTTTGGTAACATTTTTATGGCAAAACATTAACCTAACTTATGTCAAAGCCAGGAGATAATTCAGACAGGAATGTTTTATTCAGAAAAATTTATATATTTAAATAAAACTTAAAAATCATGAAACTTCCAAATCTATTTATTAATACTATAAAAAAAAAGAAGCTTGAAGATGAGCAGAGGCGTAAGATACAAGAAGAAAAAGAGTTAAAAGAAGCTCAAACAGATTCTCGTTTATTGCAAAACCTTGAACAAAAAATAGAAATATCTGAAAAAATATTTGAATGGCGCAATGAACTTTTAGCAACTGATGTTGGTTATGAATTTATCTTGAAAGGTTCTCTATGGATTTATCACGGAGGTTGGGGTCATATAGAGGATGATGGTGGTTGGGGCACATGGTCAAGACTTTATTTAAGTCCTTATTCAATAGATTATAATCGGGGTTATAAAAATCTAGGAATGGATAAAATATTTGAATTTAGTGAGCCTTTACAAATGGCAGAACGCCTTAATTTAATATATCTTGAAAAAGTATTAGGCAAAATAAAAACAAAAGAAGTATATGATGACATACTCAAGTACAATGGTTATTTAAGCAAATATTAAGAGATTTCTCCCGACACTGAAACTACTTCTTTAATTAACGGAATATCTTTACCTGATTTTTTGATTGCATCTTGCGCAGCAGCATAAAGTCCATAACAACATGGAACTTCCATAATAGCAACAGTTACACTCTTGATATTGTTATGTTTAAAAACTTCAGTCAGCTTTTCATTATAATGTTCAATGTCATCTAGTTTCGGACAACCAATCACCAAAGATTTGTTGCTTAATAATTTACCATGAAAATTTGCAGTTGCAAAAGGTACGCAATCAGCACTGATTAACAAATGAGAATTGTTAAAGAATGGCGCAAACGGCGGCAGCAAGTTTAATTGCACTGGCCATTGCCTTAAGGCTGAACTTTGTTCAACATTATCTTCGGAATTGTTTTCATGTTTAATTTCTCTCATTGCTGAACCAGGACAGCCGCATTTTAGTTTATCTTTCATTTTTGTTTCCTCCATTAATGGATTATTAATATTATTTTCTTCAAGATACTTTATTGCTTGCT is a window from the Candidatus Woesearchaeota archaeon genome containing:
- a CDS encoding cytochrome c biogenesis protein CcdA, with product MKKNFIFFILALVFALLIIYANVYEAGYALIETESNSPPALQKIVDYNQEFASNFMLKISFLVAFVAGILGILSPCILPFLPAYFSYTFKEKTNITKMTFIFFAGFSFVFVLMGAAAGYIGSQIMTVVQSKWLVSLAGLFMIFLGVITIKGKDVCQVINIKSRFKNDVYGTLLFGMFFAFGWTACIGPILAGILGIGAILGNVWYSMLLLFFYSLGNLIPLFIISMLYDKYELGKSKFIKGKMFNLFGYNVHSTNLVSGLLFILLGVILLLFKGTAVFNTWDILGTKEYFYLIQRLLLEWQYTSMIGMGLLLVFVLLLYFNFRKK
- a CDS encoding metal-dependent transcriptional regulator; the encoded protein is MQTKEDYLRVMHHLNDEKGVIKSSEIAVYLNISKPSVSEMLTKLYDNKLIENPRYSDIKLTKKGMAEAVKITNKHRVIERFLQDTLKISKNKVHEEAHKLEHAFSDNVLFKLNEFLNHPKTCPHGKPIN
- a CDS encoding FTR1 family protein yields the protein MIADFIITFRETLEAALIVGIVLSYLKKTQLTKYNNMVYMGIATGVIASIIGAILFNLLAGGFTGIAEQMFEGVVMLFGAFLLTTAIIWMMKQRHLSENIERKIATSLNTAQKSGLFFIVFVSVLREGIETVIFLRASSFVSGGNSLLLASLGLIGAVLLGYLLFVTTVKIRLKLFFKITSILLILFAAGLVAHGVHELQEAQILPIYIEHVWDINPAVNADGSFPLFHEKGLIGEFMKGLFGYNGNPSLIEVLSYLAYIILVTFLWQNINLTYVKARR
- a CDS encoding 4Fe-4S binding protein, which codes for MLREIIKIDEELCNGCGLCIPNCPEGAIQIIDGKARLISDLFCDGLGACIGHCPTGAIEIEKREAEPYDEKTVMANIVKFGGNTIKAHLEHLKEHGETNFLKQAIKYLEENNINNPLMEETKMKDKLKCGCPGSAMREIKHENNSEDNVEQSSALRQWPVQLNLLPPFAPFFNNSHLLISADCVPFATANFHGKLLSNKSLVIGCPKLDDIEHYNEKLTEVFKHNNIKSVTVAIMEVPCCYGLYAAAQDAIKKSGKDIPLIKEVVSVSGEIS